A window of the Oscillospiraceae bacterium NTUH-002-81 genome harbors these coding sequences:
- a CDS encoding beta-propeller domain-containing protein has protein sequence MGIDAAGVMEESAVEDSAAGTGSSGAARQDTLRSSGSGETTKATAVESAEASADYSETNVREQGVDEADIVKTDGTYAYVVSSGSNQVNIIRLADLTACGRVTAENGGRIQEIYVENGRLTLLTQVETTALTRRAGVAAGSAGVQDSDGSISGGTTGITDQDIQETPQVDVIYGSDYQTECRLTVYDISDPARPVKLGGISQEGSYRTSRMVDGYAYVFTDCWKDFSEGTDPTAYIPEANGQKLASGCIYLPQTDVTGHYILISSVNMEEPSQVKEAKGVLCDGDEYYISTNNMYITQMHYSAAGDESTEIFRFAFRDGVIRGAAVGTVPGYVKDSFCLDEYDGHLRLVTTRWNRGSQISSLYVLDGDLDTVGSLEDVAPDEEIKSARFVGSQGYFVTFRQTDPLFCVDLSRPEDPRIVGEVKVSGFSSYLHLYGDGLLLGIGSEADEDTGRETGAKISMFDISEPGQMTELDRVGMKDISLWNISDYRSLLVEPEKNLIGFSTDRWKKGKEEAVYHLYRWEEDKGFVELLSYEIPQKNGTDISRVRGFYAGSRFYVVSEREIAAFDMEDGFSQSGTFSFDSIKK, from the coding sequence GTGGGAATCGATGCTGCGGGAGTTATGGAAGAGTCTGCGGTGGAAGATAGTGCCGCAGGCACCGGAAGCAGCGGAGCTGCCAGACAGGACACTTTGCGCAGCAGCGGCAGTGGAGAGACAACAAAGGCAACAGCGGTGGAAAGCGCAGAAGCTTCTGCAGATTATTCTGAGACGAATGTCCGGGAACAGGGCGTGGACGAAGCGGACATTGTAAAGACGGACGGCACTTATGCATATGTGGTTTCCTCCGGCAGCAACCAGGTGAACATCATCCGACTGGCAGATCTGACTGCCTGCGGCCGGGTGACTGCGGAGAACGGCGGCCGCATCCAGGAGATTTATGTGGAGAACGGGCGTTTAACCCTGCTGACGCAGGTGGAGACCACTGCTTTGACGAGACGGGCAGGCGTCGCAGCGGGAAGTGCTGGGGTGCAGGACAGCGACGGCAGCATATCAGGTGGCACCACAGGAATCACGGATCAGGACATACAGGAGACGCCCCAGGTGGACGTGATCTATGGTTCGGACTATCAGACAGAGTGCCGCCTGACGGTGTACGATATCTCAGACCCGGCACGTCCGGTGAAGCTTGGCGGCATTTCCCAGGAGGGCAGTTACCGGACTTCCCGCATGGTGGACGGCTATGCATACGTGTTTACCGACTGCTGGAAGGATTTTTCAGAGGGTACTGACCCTACAGCATATATTCCCGAGGCCAACGGGCAGAAACTGGCCAGCGGCTGCATTTATCTGCCGCAGACAGATGTGACGGGACATTATATCCTGATCAGTTCCGTGAATATGGAGGAACCCTCGCAGGTGAAGGAAGCCAAAGGCGTGCTCTGCGACGGAGACGAGTATTATATTTCCACAAACAATATGTATATCACCCAGATGCATTACAGTGCGGCGGGGGATGAGAGTACAGAGATTTTCCGGTTCGCTTTCCGGGATGGTGTGATCCGCGGTGCGGCGGTGGGTACCGTGCCGGGATACGTAAAGGACAGCTTTTGTCTGGATGAATACGACGGCCATCTGCGGCTGGTGACGACCCGGTGGAACCGTGGCTCCCAGATCAGCAGTCTCTATGTGCTGGATGGTGATCTGGATACGGTAGGCAGCCTGGAGGATGTGGCGCCGGATGAAGAGATCAAGTCCGCCCGATTTGTGGGCAGTCAGGGCTATTTTGTAACATTCCGTCAGACGGATCCTCTGTTCTGCGTGGATCTGTCCAGGCCGGAGGATCCCAGGATCGTGGGCGAAGTGAAGGTCAGCGGATTTTCCTCCTATCTGCATCTGTATGGGGACGGACTGCTGCTGGGCATTGGCAGTGAGGCTGACGAGGACACCGGACGGGAGACGGGAGCCAAGATTTCCATGTTTGATATCAGTGAGCCGGGACAGATGACAGAACTTGACCGCGTGGGCATGAAGGACATCAGCCTGTGGAATATCAGCGATTACCGTTCTCTGCTGGTGGAGCCGGAGAAAAATCTCATCGGTTTTTCCACAGACCGGTGGAAGAAAGGAAAAGAGGAAGCCGTTTACCATCTTTACCGCTGGGAAGAGGACAAAGGCTTTGTGGAGCTGCTGTCCTATGAGATTCCCCAGAAGAACGGCACAGATATTTCTCGCGTCAGAGGATTCTACGCAGGCAGTCGCTTTTATGTGGTCAGTGAGCGGGAGATCGCAGCATTTGACATGGAGGACGGGTTTTCTCAGTCGGGGACATTTTCTTTCGATTCTATTAAGAAGTAG
- a CDS encoding bifunctional glycosyltransferase family 2/GtrA family protein, producing MTDKILIVIPSLEPDEKLVELTGELKREGFSHILIVNDGSGPAYDDIFARAVAEGDCRLLTHSVNQGKGRAMKTAFNEFLLHPDGCEGVVTVDSDGQHRPADIRKCCEALLAHPDSLILGSRNFDEKGVPLKSSFGNKLTRKIFGFLSGIHIRDTQTGLRGFSPALVRRFLSTPGERFEYEMNMLMDCREYNIPVLEVPIQTVYLEGNASTHFHPVRDSIRIYAIFGKFLATSLSSSVIDIVLFTVFSGILQWLHLGHVILAATVGARVVSSIYNFLMNKGVVFRCEGKIQTTFFKYYALCIVQMLCSAGLVALFVKLLGIHATIVKIVVDTLLFLVSFRIQKEWVFKK from the coding sequence ATGACAGATAAGATCCTGATTGTGATACCGTCCCTGGAGCCGGATGAAAAGCTGGTGGAACTGACCGGGGAACTGAAACGGGAAGGATTTTCCCACATTTTGATCGTGAATGACGGGAGCGGCCCCGCGTATGATGATATCTTTGCCCGGGCGGTGGCAGAGGGAGACTGTCGGCTACTGACCCACAGTGTGAACCAGGGAAAGGGCCGTGCCATGAAGACGGCGTTCAATGAATTTCTGCTGCACCCGGATGGATGTGAGGGCGTTGTGACGGTGGACTCCGATGGTCAGCACCGGCCTGCGGATATCCGCAAATGCTGTGAAGCGCTGCTGGCGCACCCGGACAGCCTCATTCTGGGCAGCCGGAATTTTGATGAGAAGGGCGTGCCGCTGAAAAGCAGCTTCGGTAATAAGCTGACCCGGAAGATTTTCGGATTCTTAAGCGGCATCCACATCCGGGATACCCAGACCGGGCTGCGGGGATTTTCACCGGCACTGGTCCGACGGTTCCTTTCTACGCCGGGAGAGCGGTTTGAGTACGAGATGAACATGCTCATGGATTGCCGGGAGTACAACATTCCGGTGCTGGAGGTTCCCATCCAGACCGTGTATCTGGAGGGCAATGCCTCCACCCATTTTCACCCGGTGCGGGATTCCATCCGCATTTATGCCATTTTCGGGAAATTCCTGGCCACGTCGCTGTCCTCTTCGGTGATCGACATTGTGCTGTTTACCGTGTTTTCCGGAATTTTACAGTGGCTGCACCTGGGGCATGTGATCCTAGCGGCGACCGTGGGTGCCCGGGTGGTTTCTTCTATTTATAATTTTCTGATGAACAAGGGCGTGGTATTCCGGTGCGAAGGAAAAATCCAGACCACCTTTTTCAAATACTATGCACTCTGTATCGTACAGATGCTCTGTTCCGCAGGGCTGGTGGCGTTGTTTGTGAAGCTGCTGGGTATCCATGCTACCATTGTGAAAATCGTGGTGGATACGCTGCTGTTTCTTGTCAGCTTTCGGATTCAGAAGGAATGGGTATTTAAAAAATGA
- a CDS encoding ribokinase: MKVLNFGSLNYDYVYDVDHIVQPGETINSQGMGTFFGGKGLNQSIALAKAGVAVYQAGLVGEDGADFYRVCKENHVDTTYLGQVDGKSGHTIIQVDRNAQNCILLYGGSNRRMTKEYIDSVLDHFEAGDILVLQNEINCLDYVIDRAYEKQMTIILNPSPYDSGLDSCDLTKVSVFLINEVEGRQISGYAEPQKILDVMREKFPASKIVLTLGGDGSVYADGEQQIRQPIYKVKAVDTTAAGDTFTGFFVAGLVKGLPMKEVLDLCAKAAAIAVSRKGAVASIPTMDEVLHTEL, from the coding sequence ATGAAGGTATTGAATTTCGGATCACTGAACTATGATTATGTGTACGACGTGGATCATATCGTACAGCCGGGGGAAACCATCAATTCGCAGGGCATGGGAACCTTTTTCGGCGGCAAGGGTCTGAACCAGTCCATTGCCCTTGCCAAAGCCGGTGTCGCTGTGTACCAGGCCGGTCTGGTGGGCGAGGACGGCGCAGATTTTTACAGAGTGTGCAAGGAAAACCATGTGGACACTACATATCTGGGGCAGGTGGACGGCAAGAGCGGCCACACCATCATTCAGGTGGACAGGAACGCCCAGAACTGTATCCTGCTTTACGGCGGAAGCAACCGGCGGATGACGAAGGAATACATCGACAGCGTGCTGGATCATTTTGAGGCGGGAGACATCTTGGTGCTGCAAAATGAGATCAACTGTCTGGATTATGTGATCGACCGGGCGTATGAGAAGCAGATGACCATTATCCTGAACCCGTCGCCCTACGACAGCGGGCTGGACAGCTGTGACCTGACGAAGGTGTCTGTATTCCTCATCAATGAGGTGGAAGGACGGCAGATCTCCGGCTACGCGGAACCCCAGAAGATTCTGGATGTGATGCGGGAAAAGTTCCCGGCATCGAAGATCGTGCTGACACTGGGCGGAGACGGTTCTGTGTACGCAGACGGTGAACAGCAGATCAGGCAGCCCATCTACAAAGTAAAAGCAGTGGATACAACAGCTGCCGGAGATACGTTTACCGGATTTTTCGTGGCAGGTCTTGTGAAAGGACTTCCGATGAAGGAAGTGCTGGATCTGTGTGCAAAAGCAGCGGCCATCGCTGTTTCGAGAAAAGGTGCTGTGGCATCGATTCCGACCATGGATGAGGTACTGCACACCGAGCTGTAG
- a CDS encoding RNA polymerase sigma factor, whose amino-acid sequence MEQENLLVKQAQQGDVHAFAQLYECCYRDLYRFALYNLGQEEDARDVVSDTVLAAFEGIGRLRSAEAFRGWIFQILLNQCRKQRRQYMHKTEELTEELKERLPDAQMDPCESMDVRRAFQTLPEEDRMIVSLSVLGGYSSGEIGALLHRNANTVRSRLSRSMRRMQVLLEG is encoded by the coding sequence ATGGAACAGGAAAACTTGTTGGTGAAGCAGGCGCAGCAGGGGGATGTCCATGCTTTTGCACAGCTGTATGAGTGCTGTTATCGGGATCTGTACCGGTTTGCCCTGTACAATCTGGGACAGGAAGAGGATGCCCGGGATGTGGTCAGCGATACAGTGCTGGCGGCTTTTGAGGGCATTGGGAGGCTGCGCAGCGCGGAGGCGTTCCGTGGCTGGATTTTTCAGATTTTGCTGAATCAGTGCCGGAAACAGCGACGGCAATATATGCATAAGACAGAAGAACTGACAGAGGAGCTGAAGGAGCGGCTGCCGGACGCGCAGATGGATCCCTGTGAATCCATGGATGTGCGCCGGGCATTTCAGACGCTGCCGGAAGAAGACCGGATGATCGTATCTCTGTCGGTGCTGGGCGGTTACAGCAGCGGGGAGATCGGGGCGCTTCTGCACCGGAACGCCAATACCGTGCGCTCCCGGCTCAGCCGTTCCATGCGGCGGATGCAGGTGCTTCTGGAAGGATAG
- the tig gene encoding trigger factor: MKKQTVFMAAVLAAVALATGCGAKKSEVKTDYVDDLSKYVTLGEYKGLEYEETSTEVTDEDVQAELDYLLESKADVEKIMDGTVADGDTVNIDFTGMRDGVAFDGGSGTGYDLTIGSNSFIDNFEEQLIGMKPGDTKEINVTFPDPYPNNPDLAGVPVVFEVTVNYICGENIIPEMSDQFIADNTDYQTVDEYKEYVRGYLKDYKESTADSDREQALWQQVMDNCTFVELPQDKVDEEVENMYNSYEQYAGYYGLEMADFLEQMGMSEEDFRTELTSYAENLVKRNLVFNAIVEKEGLTVSDDEYEKTAEEKATDYGYESKDAMEEALGADTIREDILWDKVLTLIADNATAKPASDPTDAAAPADTAGDETPTEATEEEGAEENNWLKSSDK, encoded by the coding sequence ATGAAGAAACAGACAGTATTTATGGCAGCAGTGCTGGCCGCCGTTGCTCTGGCGACCGGTTGTGGAGCAAAGAAGAGCGAAGTAAAGACCGATTATGTGGATGATTTAAGCAAATATGTGACCCTTGGCGAGTACAAGGGACTGGAATATGAGGAGACCTCCACGGAGGTGACAGACGAGGATGTACAGGCGGAGCTGGATTACCTGCTGGAATCCAAGGCGGATGTGGAGAAGATCATGGACGGCACCGTTGCGGATGGTGATACAGTGAACATTGATTTCACCGGTATGAGAGACGGTGTGGCATTCGACGGCGGCAGCGGTACTGGTTATGACCTGACCATCGGTTCCAACTCTTTCATTGATAACTTTGAGGAACAGCTCATTGGTATGAAGCCGGGTGACACGAAGGAGATCAACGTCACCTTCCCGGATCCCTATCCGAATAACCCGGATCTGGCAGGCGTACCGGTTGTGTTTGAGGTGACTGTGAACTATATCTGCGGTGAGAACATCATCCCGGAGATGAGCGATCAGTTTATCGCAGACAACACCGATTACCAGACGGTTGACGAGTACAAGGAATATGTGCGCGGCTACCTGAAGGATTATAAGGAGTCCACCGCAGACTCTGACAGAGAACAGGCACTGTGGCAGCAGGTGATGGACAACTGTACGTTTGTAGAGCTTCCGCAGGATAAGGTAGACGAGGAAGTAGAGAATATGTACAATTCCTACGAGCAGTATGCAGGCTACTACGGTCTGGAGATGGCTGATTTCCTGGAACAGATGGGCATGAGCGAGGAGGATTTCCGTACAGAGCTCACTTCCTATGCAGAGAATCTGGTGAAGAGAAATCTGGTGTTCAATGCCATCGTGGAGAAGGAAGGCCTGACCGTCAGTGATGACGAGTACGAGAAGACCGCAGAGGAAAAAGCCACTGACTATGGTTATGAGTCCAAGGACGCCATGGAAGAGGCACTGGGCGCAGATACCATCCGTGAGGATATCCTGTGGGATAAGGTGCTGACCCTGATCGCAGACAATGCGACAGCAAAGCCCGCTTCTGATCCGACGGATGCGGCAGCTCCCGCGGATACAGCCGGTGATGAGACACCGACGGAAGCAACAGAGGAAGAAGGAGCAGAAGAGAATAATTGGCTCAAGTCATCAGACAAATAA